One genomic window of Spiroplasma endosymbiont of Diplazon laetatorius includes the following:
- a CDS encoding YigZ family protein, whose amino-acid sequence MIFLKILNDEKIVEHEYTIKKSKFITYISKIKNKEDLEKFIKENQDKNATHNCFAYRYGDEKLTYGYNNDGEPNGTAGEPLLKLIEINNLTNIIIFVKRYYGGIKLGTGGLQKAYSHSAIELIDNLNFKQLEFLFNVKISFKIFDIKSITLFLNNIASEIIYEYENDFVYANFKMDDILKLDPIKNKIEITKKEQGYY is encoded by the coding sequence ATGATATTTTTAAAAATATTAAACGACGAAAAGATTGTAGAACATGAATATACAATAAAGAAATCAAAATTCATTACCTATATTTCAAAAATAAAAAACAAAGAAGACTTAGAGAAGTTTATAAAAGAAAATCAAGATAAGAACGCTACTCACAATTGTTTCGCTTATAGATACGGTGATGAGAAATTAACTTATGGCTATAACAATGATGGAGAACCTAACGGAACAGCTGGAGAACCATTATTAAAGTTAATTGAAATCAATAACCTTACAAATATAATTATCTTTGTTAAAAGATATTATGGCGGAATAAAGTTAGGAACTGGAGGGTTGCAAAAGGCTTATAGTCATTCAGCAATTGAACTTATTGATAACCTAAACTTTAAACAATTAGAGTTTCTTTTCAATGTAAAGATCAGTTTTAAAATTTTTGATATTAAAAGCATAACTTTGTTTTTAAACAATATAGCTAGTGAAATTATTTATGAATATGAAAACGACTTTGTTTATGCCAACTTTAAAATGGATGATATTTTAAAATTAGATCCAATAAAAAATAAAATAGAGATTACAAAAAAAGAACAAGGGTATTACTAA
- a CDS encoding F0F1 ATP synthase subunit A produces MFLASEEGMLDVWDKITPQLLSILLTCIIICTFCIVYNVKIRNYKEDKKLTGFLVLTEMFITKVENMVVTIMGKSHRRLTPYIMYIFMYIMVSSVISILGIEPLTSSYTVTFSMGFVTFIGIYYYGLRYQKLAFFKRYYNPIELIGQFVPLISISFRLFGNILGGTILLGLLYGSMIQLEGQIFYPNGPGMDWENKLNYWWAGFNIFTVVSLPWLHLYFDLFDGMIQSIVFAMLTLSYWSGAKSGEGGHEGKEKLER; encoded by the coding sequence ATGTTCCTTGCTTCAGAAGAAGGTATGTTGGATGTTTGAGATAAAATAACACCCCAACTTTTATCTATTTTGCTAACATGTATCATTATTTGTACGTTTTGTATTGTATACAATGTAAAAATAAGAAACTACAAAGAAGATAAAAAACTAACTGGATTTTTAGTCTTAACAGAAATGTTTATAACAAAAGTTGAAAACATGGTTGTAACTATTATGGGAAAATCTCATAGAAGACTAACTCCATACATAATGTATATATTTATGTACATTATGGTATCTTCGGTTATATCAATTTTAGGTATAGAGCCTTTGACAAGTTCTTATACAGTTACTTTCTCAATGGGGTTTGTAACTTTTATAGGTATATATTATTACGGATTGAGATATCAAAAATTAGCTTTCTTTAAAAGATACTACAATCCAATCGAATTAATTGGACAATTTGTTCCATTAATATCAATTTCATTTAGGTTGTTTGGAAACATTCTTGGAGGAACTATCTTGCTTGGATTGCTTTACGGAAGTATGATTCAACTTGAAGGCCAAATATTTTATCCAAACGGACCAGGAATGGATTGAGAAAATAAATTAAACTACTGATGAGCAGGATTTAACATCTTCACAGTAGTGTCGCTTCCTTGGTTGCACTTATACTTTGACTTATTCGATGGAATGATTCAATCAATAGTATTTGCAATGTTAACATTATCATATTGATCTGGAGCTAAATCTGGTGAAGGTGGTCATGAAGGAAAAGAAAAACTTGAAAGATAG
- a CDS encoding MG406 family protein: MLLKNKRTIIYLSLISMILILLSILTLSKVVDYSFITGYVLGSCFLHISFIFMKLATKDLTNNLNPYNYVFLSTTRIGFYIVPFLISFYLHNIFSVYGVLIAFVINWTFLVFTKMLSK, translated from the coding sequence ATGTTGCTTAAAAACAAAAGAACAATTATATATTTATCCCTTATTTCAATGATTCTAATTTTATTATCAATTCTAACTTTATCAAAAGTTGTGGATTATTCATTTATTACAGGTTATGTATTAGGGTCTTGTTTTTTGCATATTTCTTTTATATTTATGAAACTTGCTACAAAAGATTTGACTAACAACCTAAACCCGTATAACTATGTTTTTTTATCTACTACAAGAATTGGTTTCTACATTGTTCCATTCCTTATAAGTTTTTATTTACACAACATTTTCAGTGTCTATGGAGTATTGATAGCATTTGTAATTAATTGGACTTTTCTAGTTTTTACAAAAATGCTAAGTAAATAA
- the atpA gene encoding F0F1 ATP synthase subunit alpha yields MPLKINEISEVIKKQIKEYGKEVIESQEGTVASIGDGVALLFGLDDVMMGELLIFSNDIYGMALNLEDGAVGAVIMGDDSKIRQGDKVTRTGKVVETPVGDQLLGRVLNGIGLPIDGNGPLNNKDFAPVEKIASGVMSRKSVNEPMETGLLAIDSIIPIGKGQRELIIGDRQTGKTAIAIDAIINQKGKNVKCVYVAIGQKESTVAQVVEKLKQAGSMEYTTVISASASESAPMQYISPYTGVSIAEEWMAKGDDVLIVYDDLSKHAIAYRTLALLLRRPPGREAYPGDVFYLHSRLLERAARVNENYGGGSITALPIIETQAGDISAYIPTNVISITDGQIFLSEQLFNSGIRPAVDTGLSVSRVGSSAQIKAVKQVAGTLKLELAQYYELQSFAKFGSDLDETTKETLSHGQKIVELLKQRQYKPISQIDQSIILLAIKERLIKWLPLNEMVNFKEAIINHFENDNNAKALRKLLATEKEFSDKLYADVKSQIVSILKNMTSKIKGYEATDFGKEEEFKNLK; encoded by the coding sequence ATGCCACTTAAAATAAATGAAATATCAGAAGTTATAAAAAAACAAATAAAAGAATATGGTAAAGAAGTTATTGAATCACAAGAAGGTACTGTTGCAAGTATCGGTGATGGTGTAGCACTTTTATTTGGACTTGATGATGTTATGATGGGTGAACTTTTAATTTTCTCAAACGATATTTATGGAATGGCTCTTAATTTAGAAGATGGAGCTGTTGGTGCTGTTATCATGGGTGATGATTCAAAAATTCGTCAAGGTGATAAAGTAACAAGAACAGGAAAAGTTGTTGAAACACCAGTTGGTGATCAATTACTTGGAAGAGTTTTAAATGGAATCGGACTACCAATTGATGGTAATGGTCCATTAAATAATAAAGACTTTGCTCCGGTTGAAAAAATTGCATCAGGAGTTATGTCTAGAAAATCTGTGAATGAACCAATGGAAACTGGATTACTAGCAATAGATTCAATTATTCCAATTGGAAAAGGACAAAGAGAATTAATTATTGGAGATAGACAAACAGGTAAAACTGCAATTGCAATTGATGCAATAATTAATCAAAAAGGAAAAAATGTTAAATGTGTTTATGTAGCTATTGGTCAAAAAGAATCAACAGTTGCACAAGTTGTTGAAAAATTAAAACAAGCAGGATCAATGGAATATACAACTGTTATTTCTGCTTCAGCTAGTGAGTCAGCTCCAATGCAATACATCTCTCCTTATACTGGAGTTTCAATTGCAGAAGAATGAATGGCAAAAGGTGATGATGTTTTAATTGTGTATGATGATTTATCAAAACACGCAATAGCATACAGAACTTTAGCTTTACTTTTAAGAAGACCACCAGGTCGTGAAGCTTATCCAGGAGATGTATTCTACCTACACTCAAGATTACTTGAAAGAGCAGCTAGAGTAAACGAAAACTATGGAGGAGGAAGTATAACTGCTCTTCCTATTATTGAAACTCAAGCTGGAGATATTTCAGCTTACATTCCAACAAATGTTATTTCAATTACTGATGGACAAATATTTTTATCAGAACAATTATTTAACTCAGGAATAAGACCTGCTGTAGACACTGGTTTATCAGTTTCAAGAGTTGGATCATCAGCTCAAATCAAAGCTGTTAAACAAGTAGCAGGAACTTTAAAATTAGAATTAGCTCAATATTACGAATTACAATCATTTGCAAAATTTGGAAGTGACTTAGACGAAACTACAAAAGAAACTTTAAGTCATGGTCAAAAAATTGTTGAACTTTTAAAACAAAGACAATACAAACCAATATCACAAATTGATCAATCAATAATATTGTTAGCTATAAAAGAAAGATTAATAAAATGGTTACCACTAAACGAAATGGTTAACTTTAAGGAAGCAATAATAAACCATTTCGAAAATGATAATAATGCTAAAGCATTAAGAAAATTATTAGCAACAGAAAAAGAGTTTAGTGATAAACTTTATGCTGATGTTAAATCACAAATTGTATCAATATTAAAAAATATGACTTCAAAAATAAAAGGTTATGAAGCAACTGATTTTGGTAAAGAAGAAGAGTTTAAAAACTTAAAGTAA
- a CDS encoding F0F1 ATP synthase subunit delta: MIKQTLINNWATAICELAIEEKKVESFTETFEDLKKIFEENQEAIDYLSNKFISLDKRIKFVDEVFKKEIDLLILNFLKLITERENFFSINYILKATIKKLWESLEIKKGIIFSTIEIDKKSISIMEEKIHKKINQRIKLENQIDNSLIAGIRIEVANNVFDYSLKGKVEDMKNSILENRK, translated from the coding sequence ATGATAAAACAAACTTTAATTAACAATTGAGCAACTGCTATTTGTGAATTAGCAATAGAAGAAAAAAAAGTTGAATCATTTACTGAAACATTTGAAGATTTAAAAAAAATATTTGAAGAAAATCAAGAAGCAATAGATTATCTTTCTAACAAATTTATTTCTTTAGATAAAAGAATAAAATTTGTAGATGAAGTTTTTAAAAAAGAAATTGATTTATTAATTTTAAATTTTTTAAAATTAATAACAGAAAGAGAAAACTTTTTTTCAATAAATTATATTTTAAAAGCTACAATAAAAAAACTTTGAGAAAGTTTAGAAATTAAAAAAGGAATTATATTTTCTACAATTGAAATTGATAAAAAATCAATTTCAATAATGGAAGAAAAAATTCACAAAAAAATCAACCAAAGAATTAAATTAGAAAATCAAATTGATAATTCTTTAATAGCAGGAATTAGAATTGAAGTTGCTAATAATGTTTTTGACTATTCTTTAAAAGGAAAAGTTGAAGATATGAAAAATAGCATACTAGAAAATAGAAAATAG
- the upp gene encoding uracil phosphoribosyltransferase — translation MAFTIIKHPLILDKLTRMRKEETSSKDFRENLNEIGQLMVYEIFRDVPLQEIDIKTPVVETKGYTVDVPVVLVPIIRAGLGMTEGIQRLVPTSRIAHIGLYRDEETLEPVQYFAKTTKDIESSYVIVVDPMLATGGSASKAIEIAKSWGATQIKFVCLVAVQEGVDRIVKDHPDVDIYTASLDPILNDHGYIVPGLGDAGDRIFGTK, via the coding sequence ATGGCATTTACAATAATTAAACATCCTCTTATCCTTGATAAATTAACAAGAATGAGAAAAGAAGAAACATCTTCAAAAGACTTTAGAGAAAATCTAAATGAGATCGGACAGTTAATGGTATATGAAATTTTTAGAGATGTACCTTTACAAGAAATCGATATAAAAACACCAGTAGTTGAAACAAAAGGTTACACTGTTGATGTGCCTGTAGTTTTGGTTCCAATCATTAGAGCTGGTTTGGGAATGACTGAAGGAATTCAAAGACTTGTTCCTACTTCAAGAATAGCTCACATAGGATTATACAGAGATGAAGAAACTTTAGAACCAGTTCAATACTTTGCAAAAACAACAAAAGACATAGAATCAAGTTATGTAATAGTTGTTGATCCAATGTTAGCAACTGGAGGAAGTGCTTCAAAAGCTATTGAAATAGCTAAAAGTTGAGGAGCAACACAAATAAAATTCGTTTGTCTTGTTGCTGTTCAAGAAGGGGTGGACAGAATTGTAAAAGATCACCCAGATGTAGATATTTATACAGCAAGTTTAGATCCAATATTAAATGATCATGGATATATTGTTCCTGGTCTTGGTGATGCTGGAGATAGAATATTTGGTACAAAATAG
- the atpG gene encoding ATP synthase F1 subunit gamma, which translates to MPNLSELKTEISNIKDIGKITGAMELVATAKLKKISKRMGSIQTYLYEVYDVFNYIISHSEDSIYLKRPNQKPANTLWIVIGSNLGLCGGYNSNVFKVLKPLINKKTDSVVAIGSKVVNFCKSNGIDIKEEFTDIDVDFSNEQSRKMAVNLLDYFIQKEYDEIKIVYTKFINNVTFEPKVLDMFPIEKKEDDSDIHQDVILEPDPETVLTTSVSMYLNTILFGTIIESQVSEQASRRMAMEAANKNGKELSENLSVMFNRKRQENITQEISEIIGGANAQNED; encoded by the coding sequence ATGCCAAATCTTAGTGAATTAAAAACCGAAATAAGTAATATAAAAGATATTGGAAAAATAACAGGGGCAATGGAATTAGTTGCTACTGCTAAGTTAAAAAAAATATCTAAAAGAATGGGAAGCATTCAAACTTACTTATATGAAGTTTATGATGTTTTTAATTATATTATTTCTCACTCAGAGGATTCAATATATTTAAAAAGACCAAATCAGAAACCAGCAAATACTTTATGAATAGTTATTGGATCTAATCTTGGCTTATGTGGAGGTTACAATTCAAATGTTTTTAAAGTGTTGAAACCTTTAATAAATAAAAAAACAGATAGTGTTGTAGCAATTGGTTCAAAAGTAGTTAACTTTTGTAAATCAAATGGTATAGATATAAAAGAAGAATTTACAGATATAGATGTTGATTTTTCAAATGAGCAATCAAGAAAGATGGCTGTTAACTTATTGGATTATTTTATTCAAAAGGAATATGATGAAATAAAAATTGTGTATACAAAATTTATTAACAACGTTACTTTTGAGCCAAAAGTTTTAGACATGTTTCCAATTGAAAAAAAAGAAGATGATTCTGATATTCATCAAGATGTAATATTAGAACCAGATCCAGAAACAGTATTAACAACAAGTGTTTCAATGTATCTAAATACAATTTTATTTGGAACAATAATTGAATCACAAGTTTCAGAACAAGCAAGTAGAAGAATGGCCATGGAAGCTGCAAACAAAAATGGTAAAGAGCTTTCAGAAAACTTAAGTGTTATGTTTAATAGAAAAAGACAAGAAAACATTACACAAGAAATCAGTGAAATCATTGGTGGAGCAAATGCTCAAAACGAAGATTAG
- a CDS encoding nuclear transport factor 2 family protein, whose product MQDKKVISDFYEAFKQGDSNKMVSLYSPKVTFQDPTFGELNAEEARFMWIMLVSTRADSKFEVNYTVEEKNGKIVVVWKATYLFGPKKRKVVNIVTSKMETEDGLIVKHVDSFNFKRWAKQAVGFSGALFGNATWFRKKVKDGAKGKLKMFMDHVKSQQNR is encoded by the coding sequence ATGCAAGATAAAAAAGTTATATCTGATTTTTATGAAGCCTTTAAACAAGGTGATTCAAATAAAATGGTGAGTTTATATTCTCCAAAAGTTACATTTCAAGATCCAACATTTGGGGAACTAAATGCAGAAGAAGCTAGATTCATGTGAATAATGTTGGTTTCTACAAGAGCCGATTCAAAATTTGAAGTTAACTATACTGTTGAAGAAAAAAACGGAAAAATAGTTGTTGTTTGAAAAGCTACATATTTATTTGGACCTAAAAAAAGAAAAGTTGTAAACATTGTAACTTCTAAAATGGAAACTGAAGATGGTTTAATAGTTAAACATGTAGATAGTTTTAATTTTAAAAGATGAGCAAAACAAGCAGTTGGTTTCTCAGGTGCATTATTTGGTAATGCAACTTGATTTAGAAAAAAAGTAAAAGATGGAGCCAAAGGCAAACTAAAAATGTTTATGGATCACGTTAAAAGTCAACAAAACAGATAA
- a CDS encoding 5'-3' exonuclease — protein MDKKKVVIIDGYHLLHKGYYGSLKRKKVAMNRDGVLINAVYVFVANIFQLVQSNEYHTVIVTFDVGKECWRREIYPDYKATRKETPSDLIPQMQLVRDFLTSANIPWYEKVKFEGDDIMGTISRIAVKLGYQVDIVSNDKDTYQLVSDDVRIVSQQSKKCKQEIITAKEVFEKFGCKPCQIPDIKSLLGDQSDNIKGVRGMHYNTATKLISKYGCVENVYKNINDFPEEQRKKLEQCKEQVLMNKQIARILKNVEIGRVNFKPLRINYVRFMGFLKREKMWAFTKMIEDKVQKQLAYREKRKAEQELNS, from the coding sequence ATGGATAAGAAAAAAGTGGTAATCATAGATGGATATCACCTTCTTCATAAAGGTTATTATGGTAGTTTAAAAAGAAAAAAAGTAGCAATGAACAGAGATGGTGTTTTGATAAATGCTGTCTATGTATTTGTAGCAAACATTTTTCAATTGGTACAATCAAATGAGTACCACACCGTAATAGTTACTTTTGATGTTGGTAAAGAATGTTGAAGAAGAGAAATATATCCCGATTATAAAGCAACAAGAAAAGAAACACCTTCTGATTTAATTCCTCAAATGCAATTAGTTAGAGACTTCTTAACTTCAGCAAACATTCCTTGATATGAAAAAGTGAAATTTGAAGGCGACGACATAATGGGAACTATTTCAAGAATAGCTGTTAAGTTAGGTTATCAAGTTGATATTGTTTCAAATGATAAAGATACATATCAACTTGTATCAGATGATGTTAGAATCGTTTCTCAACAATCAAAAAAATGCAAGCAAGAAATAATAACAGCAAAAGAAGTATTTGAAAAATTTGGATGTAAACCATGTCAAATACCAGATATAAAATCTTTACTTGGAGATCAATCAGACAACATTAAAGGTGTAAGAGGTATGCATTATAATACTGCTACAAAACTTATTTCTAAATATGGTTGTGTTGAAAATGTATATAAAAATATTAATGACTTTCCAGAAGAACAAAGAAAAAAACTTGAGCAATGTAAAGAACAAGTTTTAATGAACAAACAAATTGCAAGAATACTAAAAAACGTTGAAATAGGTAGAGTTAACTTTAAACCACTTAGAATAAACTATGTTAGATTCATGGGGTTCTTAAAAAGAGAAAAAATGTGAGCCTTTACTAAAATGATAGAAGATAAAGTTCAAAAACAATTAGCTTATAGAGAAAAAAGAAAAGCAGAACAAGAATTAAATTCTTAG
- a CDS encoding F0F1 ATP synthase subunit epsilon, whose product MELTKLKIITPDGIYIDDLKVESVSVRTADGQVTIYSNHSPIVSTLLIGDMKYEVNGTVKYIHLHRGILQVSKEQVKILTQRLYEVDEKGQRLKK is encoded by the coding sequence ATGGAATTAACTAAACTTAAAATAATTACGCCTGATGGAATATACATAGATGATTTAAAAGTTGAATCTGTAAGTGTTAGAACTGCAGATGGACAAGTAACTATATATTCAAATCACTCACCAATAGTTTCAACATTATTGATAGGTGATATGAAATATGAAGTTAATGGAACTGTAAAGTATATTCACTTACACAGAGGAATTTTACAAGTTTCTAAAGAACAAGTTAAGATATTAACTCAAAGATTATATGAAGTTGACGAAAAAGGTCAAAGATTAAAAAAATAA
- the rpiB gene encoding ribose 5-phosphate isomerase B, whose protein sequence is MKIFIGNDHAAVEMKNKIAEHLKAQGHEVVNIGTDSNDSVDYPDFGREVAQKVVAENAFGIVICGSGIGISIAANKVNGARAALCYEDQTAMLAREHNNANILALGARFIANEKAIRIVDIFLNTKFEERHKNRVEKLNNQ, encoded by the coding sequence TTGAAAATATTTATAGGAAACGACCATGCAGCTGTTGAAATGAAAAATAAAATAGCTGAACATTTAAAAGCACAGGGACACGAAGTTGTTAATATTGGAACTGATTCAAATGATTCAGTTGACTATCCAGACTTTGGAAGAGAAGTTGCACAAAAAGTTGTAGCAGAAAATGCTTTTGGAATAGTAATTTGTGGAAGTGGTATTGGAATATCAATTGCTGCAAATAAAGTTAATGGTGCAAGAGCTGCACTTTGTTATGAAGATCAAACAGCAATGTTGGCAAGAGAACATAACAATGCAAACATCTTGGCATTAGGAGCAAGATTTATTGCAAACGAAAAAGCAATAAGAATTGTAGATATCTTTTTAAACACAAAGTTTGAAGAGAGACATAAAAATAGAGTTGAAAAACTTAACAATCAATAA
- the atpF gene encoding F0F1 ATP synthase subunit B, producing MLLVAGIPNVIENLFPNLANFIAHVLSTIVILILLTKLVYKPFREMIKERRKKINELLDDAAHKQAQANKNNKVASKFLDTAKEESKEIINSAKLEADDLKLEIIENARIEATNIQTHAKKAIDFERNEMQEQMRQEVIDLAFVAAEKIMNENISKEKNEKMIKDFINSLD from the coding sequence ATGCTTTTAGTAGCAGGAATACCTAACGTTATAGAAAATCTATTTCCTAACTTAGCAAATTTTATCGCTCACGTTTTATCTACAATAGTGATATTAATTTTACTAACAAAATTGGTTTATAAACCATTTAGAGAAATGATTAAAGAACGTAGAAAAAAAATAAATGAACTATTAGATGATGCTGCACACAAGCAAGCTCAAGCTAATAAAAATAACAAAGTAGCTTCTAAATTTTTAGATACTGCAAAAGAAGAATCTAAAGAAATAATCAATTCAGCTAAACTTGAAGCAGATGATCTTAAGTTAGAGATCATTGAGAATGCAAGGATAGAGGCAACAAATATTCAAACTCATGCTAAAAAGGCAATTGATTTTGAAAGAAATGAAATGCAAGAACAGATGAGACAAGAAGTTATTGATCTTGCGTTTGTTGCAGCAGAAAAAATTATGAATGAAAATATTTCTAAAGAAAAAAATGAAAAAATGATTAAAGACTTTATAAATAGTTTGGATTAA
- a CDS encoding F0F1 ATP synthase subunit C, translating to MFLGASSENPESIAIGLKLLGAGLTGIGMVGASVGQGMVGYGACIAIGRNPETAPKITSTLIITAGFCESGAIYALVIAILLIFVA from the coding sequence ATGTTCTTAGGGGCTTCTAGTGAAAATCCAGAATCAATAGCTATTGGTCTTAAATTGTTGGGAGCTGGTTTAACCGGAATCGGAATGGTTGGAGCATCTGTTGGACAAGGTATGGTAGGATACGGAGCATGTATCGCAATTGGAAGAAATCCAGAAACTGCTCCAAAAATAACTTCAACATTAATTATTACAGCAGGGTTCTGTGAATCTGGTGCTATTTATGCTTTAGTTATAGCAATATTATTAATTTTCGTAGCATAA
- the atpD gene encoding F0F1 ATP synthase subunit beta yields MTEKITQGKVVQVMGPVVDVKFKQEDMPKLYNTIELDNNGTKLVLEVVQHIGDDLVRAIAMGPTEGLVRGIIGTNTGRPISVPVGEKVLGRMFNVLGDPIDDKPEVEGERMPIHRLAPSYDELATSAEILETGIKVVDLMMPFAKGGKIGLFGGAGVGKTVLVQELINNVAKAHGGISVFAGVGERTREGNDLYYEMIDAGVIDKTSLVFGQMNEPPGARMRVALTGLTIAEYFRDVKNQDVLLFIDNIFRFTQAGSEVSALLGRMPSAVGYQPTLATEMGALQERITSTQKGSITSVQAVYVPADDLTDPAPATTFAHLDARVVLDRTIASLGIYPAIDPLNSSSRMLDPQIVGENHYQIALKVQETLQKYKELQSIIAILGMEELSEEDKIVVNRARKIRNFMSQPFTVGEKFTGRSGKYVPVADTISSFDAILKGDLDHIPEVLFMYAGSVQEVIERFNTKK; encoded by the coding sequence ATGACAGAAAAAATTACACAAGGTAAAGTTGTTCAAGTAATGGGTCCTGTTGTGGACGTTAAGTTCAAACAAGAAGACATGCCTAAACTTTACAACACTATAGAATTAGACAACAATGGAACTAAATTAGTTTTAGAAGTTGTTCAACACATTGGTGATGACTTAGTTAGAGCTATTGCTATGGGGCCAACTGAAGGTTTAGTTAGAGGAATTATAGGAACAAATACAGGAAGACCAATCAGTGTTCCTGTTGGAGAAAAGGTTCTTGGAAGAATGTTTAATGTTCTTGGAGATCCAATTGACGACAAACCCGAAGTTGAAGGCGAAAGAATGCCTATCCATAGACTTGCTCCAAGTTATGATGAACTTGCTACTTCTGCTGAAATTTTAGAAACTGGAATTAAAGTTGTTGACTTAATGATGCCATTTGCAAAAGGTGGAAAAATTGGATTATTTGGTGGAGCTGGAGTTGGTAAAACAGTTTTAGTTCAAGAACTAATTAATAACGTTGCCAAGGCTCACGGTGGAATTTCTGTTTTTGCTGGAGTTGGTGAAAGAACAAGAGAAGGTAATGACCTTTACTACGAAATGATAGATGCTGGTGTTATTGATAAAACATCATTAGTGTTTGGACAAATGAACGAACCACCAGGAGCAAGAATGAGAGTTGCTTTAACTGGACTTACAATCGCAGAGTACTTTAGAGATGTAAAAAATCAAGATGTACTATTATTTATTGATAACATCTTTAGATTTACTCAAGCAGGTTCAGAAGTTTCTGCCTTATTAGGAAGAATGCCTTCAGCTGTTGGTTACCAACCAACACTTGCAACAGAAATGGGAGCACTTCAAGAAAGAATTACTTCAACTCAAAAAGGATCAATTACATCTGTTCAAGCAGTTTATGTTCCAGCTGATGACTTAACTGACCCAGCTCCTGCAACAACATTTGCTCACCTAGATGCGCGTGTTGTTTTAGATAGAACTATTGCTTCATTAGGAATTTATCCTGCAATTGACCCATTAAATTCAAGTTCAAGAATGTTAGATCCACAAATTGTTGGAGAAAACCATTATCAAATAGCTTTAAAAGTTCAAGAAACTTTACAAAAGTATAAAGAGTTACAATCAATTATTGCTATTCTTGGTATGGAAGAACTTTCAGAAGAAGACAAAATAGTTGTTAATAGAGCTAGAAAAATAAGAAACTTTATGTCACAACCATTTACTGTTGGAGAAAAATTTACTGGAAGAAGTGGAAAATACGTTCCAGTAGCAGATACAATAAGTTCATTTGATGCAATTTTAAAAGGTGATTTAGATCACATTCCAGAAGTTTTATTCATGTATGCAGGTTCTGTTCAAGAAGTTATTGAAAGATTTAATACTAAAAAATAA